Proteins from a single region of Leptospira brenneri:
- a CDS encoding peptidylprolyl isomerase, with product MNSKFLNKISVFAFLFLVLSQTVFCSDQTFKKITYEPVSYSLSKVIVKRQDTTSVKLPEKPAIYAVFSTTAGDLVLELYDTAAPKTVQNFIDLAQGEKDFKTDKDSERRPFYDGLKFHRVIENFMAQGGCPRGDGTGGPGFQIEDEINGKALGLDKLKIKDAPQYQSQLQRAVLAEFKIQSRAEFEEKRTEVEKAYQEAMELPVLEVLHRVGYRYNETVPSKKALRGSLAMANAGPNTNGSQFFINQVDTPHLDGLHTVFGFLVSGYDVLDRIIEKGNLQTTIRKVVVIDKRQ from the coding sequence ATGAATTCTAAGTTCCTAAACAAAATCTCCGTTTTCGCATTTCTCTTTTTGGTTCTTTCTCAAACTGTATTTTGTAGTGACCAAACTTTCAAAAAAATCACTTATGAACCAGTTTCTTATTCTTTGTCTAAGGTCATTGTCAAACGACAAGATACCACTTCGGTCAAGTTACCAGAAAAACCTGCCATCTATGCTGTATTTTCCACCACTGCTGGTGATTTGGTTTTGGAACTATACGACACGGCAGCACCTAAAACGGTTCAAAACTTTATTGATTTGGCCCAAGGGGAAAAAGACTTCAAAACCGACAAAGATTCCGAAAGACGACCGTTCTACGATGGACTTAAATTTCATAGGGTAATTGAAAACTTTATGGCACAAGGGGGATGTCCCAGAGGAGACGGAACCGGAGGGCCAGGATTTCAAATCGAAGACGAAATCAATGGAAAGGCTTTGGGTCTTGACAAACTCAAAATCAAAGATGCTCCTCAATACCAATCCCAATTGCAACGTGCGGTTTTAGCAGAGTTTAAAATTCAATCCCGAGCGGAGTTTGAAGAGAAACGAACGGAAGTAGAAAAGGCTTACCAAGAAGCGATGGAACTTCCTGTTCTGGAAGTTTTACATCGAGTGGGATATCGTTATAACGAAACGGTTCCAAGTAAAAAAGCCCTTCGCGGGTCTCTTGCTATGGCCAATGCAGGCCCGAACACCAACGGGTCACAATTTTTTATCAACCAGGTAGACACCCCACATCTTGATGGTCTCCACACTGTTTTTGGATTTTTAGTTTCTGGGTATGATGTACTGGATCGAATCATTGAAAAGGGGAACCTTCAAACGACAATCCGAAAGGTTGTTGTGATTGATAAAAGACAATGA
- the argH gene encoding argininosuccinate lyase, with product MKEKKLWGGRFDAPPSSLMIRIGESISFDKELYAHDIEGSISHSRMLKRIGILSESEQRKIETGLSQIKKEIDSGKFEFKIENEDIHMSVESRLTELLGDLGKKLHTGRSRNDQVSQDVRLYIKTEVQSILVLLADLLSAWIGKAEDHTKTIIPGYTHLQIAQPIRASHYFLSHFWANVRDFEDFLSAYERADELVLGSGALAGVNYATDREFLRKDLSLSRISENSMDAVSQRDHIFKFLFASSQFMIHVSRFCEEIILYTSQEFSYFKLPDHLTTGSSIMPQKKNPDVAELIRGKAGRVIGSLTHLLVMLKGTPLSYNRDFQEDKLPLFDTVKQIKLSIEGVRDMVQGIQVFPENAIRSLRSGFSTATDLADWIVSAKGIPFRSAHEIVGELVKHCSSKGYDLFTIPSGERGQIHAVLTDPGYEAAISLETSCDKKDVMGGTSLPRQKEQIKRAKAKVNELTKKLKSIESKGKK from the coding sequence ATGAAAGAAAAAAAATTATGGGGTGGAAGGTTTGATGCACCACCATCTTCGCTAATGATTCGTATTGGAGAATCCATAAGTTTTGATAAAGAACTTTATGCTCATGATATTGAAGGTTCGATTTCCCATTCGCGAATGTTAAAACGAATCGGAATTCTCTCTGAATCGGAACAAAGAAAAATTGAAACAGGGCTTTCGCAGATCAAAAAAGAAATCGATTCTGGAAAGTTTGAATTCAAAATTGAGAACGAAGACATCCATATGTCTGTGGAATCTCGCCTAACGGAGCTTCTTGGAGATTTAGGAAAAAAACTCCATACTGGTAGGAGTCGTAATGATCAAGTTTCGCAGGACGTTCGTTTGTATATCAAAACGGAAGTGCAGTCCATTTTGGTTTTACTTGCTGATTTACTTTCTGCTTGGATCGGAAAAGCTGAGGATCATACAAAAACCATCATTCCTGGATATACACACTTACAAATTGCCCAACCCATTCGTGCTTCTCATTATTTTTTATCTCATTTTTGGGCGAACGTTCGTGACTTTGAAGATTTTTTAAGTGCCTATGAAAGAGCAGATGAACTTGTATTAGGTTCTGGTGCTCTCGCAGGAGTCAACTATGCCACAGATAGAGAATTTCTAAGGAAAGATTTATCCCTCTCTCGGATTTCTGAAAATTCTATGGATGCGGTAAGCCAAAGAGACCATATCTTTAAATTCCTTTTTGCATCCTCTCAGTTTATGATCCATGTCTCTCGTTTTTGTGAGGAGATCATCCTTTATACCTCTCAGGAATTTAGTTATTTCAAACTTCCCGATCACTTAACCACGGGTTCTTCTATTATGCCCCAGAAAAAAAATCCTGACGTGGCAGAACTCATCCGAGGAAAAGCAGGTCGCGTGATTGGTAGTTTGACCCATTTACTAGTGATGCTGAAAGGAACACCTTTATCGTATAATCGAGATTTCCAAGAAGATAAACTTCCGTTATTTGATACAGTCAAACAAATCAAACTCAGCATCGAGGGGGTGCGGGATATGGTTCAGGGAATCCAAGTATTTCCAGAAAATGCGATCCGTAGCCTTCGTTCTGGATTTTCTACAGCCACAGATCTTGCCGATTGGATTGTCAGTGCTAAGGGGATTCCTTTCCGTTCCGCCCATGAAATTGTGGGGGAGCTTGTGAAACACTGCTCATCCAAAGGTTATGATTTGTTTACCATTCCGAGTGGAGAGAGGGGCCAAATCCATGCGGTTCTCACAGATCCTGGATATGAAGCGGCGATTTCTCTCGAAACCTCTTGTGACAAAAAAGATGTGATGGGAGGGACTTCACTTCCTCGTCAAAAAGAACAAATCAAACGGGCAAAAGCCAAAGTAAACGAATTGACCAAAAAGCTAAAATCGATAGAATCAAAAGGTAAAAAATAA
- the fliM gene encoding flagellar motor switch protein FliM codes for MTEILSQDEIDALLNAISSGEVSEDEYSSVGEQKKVKIYDFKRPDKFSKDQIRTLQMMHETFARLATTGLSAQLRALVVVHVASVDQLTYEEFIRSIPNPTTLAVINMDPLRGSAILEIDPSISFTIIDRLFGGKGESSKVNRELSDIELSVMEGIIVRILGNLRESWSTVIDLRPRLGNIETNPQFAQVVPPNDMVVLITLETKVGEVEGMTNLCIPYITIEPIINKLSAQYWYSSIRKGEVDENRAVIQERLDQVKIPLISEVGSVDISLNDLMNLHVGDVIKLENTPIKTDLMVKVGDRSKFKATPGRVGNRLAIQIGDSIEDIPDELLGSTRSEQEY; via the coding sequence ATGACAGAAATCCTTTCCCAGGACGAAATTGATGCCCTGTTAAATGCGATCTCCTCTGGGGAAGTCTCAGAGGATGAATACTCATCGGTTGGGGAACAGAAGAAAGTCAAAATTTACGACTTCAAACGTCCGGATAAATTTTCAAAAGACCAAATTCGTACTTTGCAGATGATGCACGAGACCTTTGCCCGTTTGGCAACGACAGGCCTGTCGGCACAGTTACGAGCTCTTGTTGTCGTGCACGTAGCTTCTGTGGACCAGTTAACTTACGAAGAATTCATTCGTTCCATTCCGAATCCCACAACGCTAGCCGTAATCAATATGGATCCCCTTCGCGGATCTGCCATTTTAGAGATTGACCCATCCATTTCCTTTACGATCATCGATCGTTTGTTTGGTGGTAAGGGAGAGTCTTCTAAGGTCAACCGAGAACTTTCCGATATCGAGTTATCAGTAATGGAAGGGATTATTGTTAGGATTCTTGGAAACTTACGAGAGTCTTGGTCTACGGTAATTGATTTACGTCCACGACTAGGAAACATCGAAACGAACCCACAGTTCGCCCAGGTCGTTCCTCCCAATGACATGGTGGTATTAATTACCCTGGAAACCAAAGTAGGGGAGGTAGAAGGGATGACCAACCTTTGTATTCCTTATATCACCATTGAACCTATTATTAATAAACTTTCGGCTCAATACTGGTATTCTTCGATTCGTAAAGGGGAAGTGGACGAAAACCGTGCCGTCATCCAAGAACGACTCGATCAAGTCAAAATCCCTCTCATTTCCGAAGTGGGAAGTGTGGACATTTCTCTGAATGACCTTATGAATTTACATGTGGGAGATGTGATCAAACTTGAAAACACTCCAATCAAAACAGACCTAATGGTAAAAGTAGGAGACCGCAGTAAGTTCAAAGCCACACCAGGACGTGTGGGGAACCGTCTTGCCATCCAAATTGGGGATAGCATTGAGGACATTCCAGATGAACTTCTTGGTTCCACGAGATCGGAACAAGAATACTGA
- a CDS encoding adenylate/guanylate cyclase domain-containing protein, which produces MSSDNSLERVEKLSETLEVLSSEYDLYILFIDLCDSASFKKYCLNNSMPPFIWISRQMVFLSRTANIVSRYEGTVVKTIGDEVMATFPTDINVETIFKCCREVFQLFDNLKAFNKAPFKIEAKASLDFGTCFDGRIIDTNYIDPIGTAVDRCARMSKHSSSNSIVFSHDLNQICLEQGFLFESGTVTEIEDDLKGLGKTKIYKINQVFS; this is translated from the coding sequence ATGAGTAGCGATAATTCATTAGAACGAGTTGAGAAGCTATCAGAAACACTAGAAGTATTAAGCTCTGAATATGATTTGTATATTCTTTTTATTGATCTTTGCGATTCTGCAAGTTTCAAAAAATATTGTCTGAATAACTCGATGCCACCATTTATTTGGATCTCTCGGCAAATGGTATTTCTATCTAGAACAGCCAATATTGTAAGTCGATACGAAGGAACCGTTGTAAAGACTATTGGGGATGAGGTGATGGCAACTTTCCCCACAGACATCAATGTAGAGACGATATTCAAATGCTGTAGAGAAGTTTTTCAGCTGTTCGATAATTTGAAAGCTTTTAATAAAGCACCTTTTAAAATTGAAGCCAAGGCATCTCTAGATTTTGGAACTTGCTTTGACGGTCGTATAATTGATACAAATTACATAGACCCGATTGGAACTGCTGTCGACAGATGTGCAAGGATGTCTAAACATTCTAGTTCAAATAGCATTGTTTTCTCACACGATTTAAATCAGATTTGTTTAGAACAAGGATTTCTTTTTGAAAGCGGTACTGTCACAGAGATTGAAGATGATTTAAAAGGTTTAGGAAAAACAAAAATATATAAGATCAACCAAGTCTTTAGCTAA
- a CDS encoding NfeD family protein, translating to MDFIFANSPYVWIFLGITLLFSEFLLPGTFVMFLGIGAIFTGILTRLVELQFYTQVVVWVVSSLVSILVGGSAVKRFFKSESSVDPFVQDDFLNQIVPVETDILVQRHGGKIRFQGTLWDAISTDSKIPKGNYVRILSRENLTFTVEKVES from the coding sequence TTGGATTTTATTTTCGCAAACTCACCCTATGTCTGGATTTTTCTAGGAATCACATTATTATTTTCTGAGTTCCTACTTCCTGGAACTTTTGTAATGTTTCTAGGAATTGGAGCCATATTTACGGGGATTTTGACTCGTTTGGTAGAACTCCAATTTTACACCCAAGTGGTTGTTTGGGTGGTCTCTAGTCTTGTTTCCATTCTCGTTGGTGGATCCGCAGTGAAACGATTTTTTAAATCGGAATCTTCTGTAGATCCTTTTGTCCAAGATGATTTTCTAAACCAAATAGTTCCTGTGGAAACAGATATTTTAGTACAAAGACATGGTGGCAAAATTCGTTTTCAAGGAACTCTTTGGGATGCGATTTCTACCGATTCCAAAATACCAAAAGGAAATTACGTTCGTATTCTCTCTAGGGAAAATCTTACTTTTACAGTAGAGAAAGTAGAATCATAA
- a CDS encoding heme-binding domain-containing protein, with protein MKRIFLILLGIFLLLQFFPVSRTNPPTTSEIQTSKEVKEILKRSCYDCHSNETVWPTYSYIFPASLLISHHVDEGREELNFSEFGSLAERKQNKKIYEVWEQVEEGEMPPKDYLLLHPSAQLSEKDKEILKVWTDTYHKESE; from the coding sequence GTGAAACGAATTTTTCTCATTCTACTCGGTATTTTTCTCCTCCTTCAGTTTTTTCCAGTTTCAAGAACCAACCCTCCAACAACTTCTGAAATCCAAACTAGTAAAGAAGTTAAAGAAATCTTAAAACGCAGCTGTTATGATTGTCATTCCAACGAAACGGTTTGGCCGACTTACTCTTATATATTTCCGGCATCTTTGCTCATTTCCCATCATGTGGACGAAGGACGAGAGGAATTGAATTTTTCTGAGTTCGGATCACTTGCGGAAAGAAAACAAAACAAAAAAATCTACGAGGTTTGGGAACAGGTTGAGGAAGGAGAGATGCCTCCTAAAGATTATCTTTTATTACATCCTAGTGCCCAGTTATCAGAAAAGGACAAAGAGATTTTGAAAGTATGGACAGATACATATCATAAGGAATCAGAATGA
- a CDS encoding SPFH domain-containing protein, whose protein sequence is MGATVIVVFLVVVYIIKKTIIIVPEQSVYVKERLGVLNGVLKSGFYFMIPFIDQIRYRQNLKEQTIDIDPQVCITKDNVSVEVDGVLYLKVVDGEKASYGIDNFMLATTQLAQTTLRSEIGKLIFDNLLSERDEINGRVVSNIDRATDPWGIKVTRYEIRNITPPKQILLEMENQMKSERERRAEITISQGEKDARVNHSVGERQESINISEGEKIRLVNEADGRAQEITLISNATAKGLQLISEAISKKGGKEAVSLQITQEYLDALGSILKTSKTTVVPETLANIGGVFEGLSKITTKIPQVGE, encoded by the coding sequence ATGGGTGCAACCGTCATTGTTGTATTTTTGGTCGTTGTTTATATCATTAAAAAAACAATCATCATCGTTCCAGAACAAAGTGTTTATGTAAAAGAAAGATTAGGTGTGCTAAATGGTGTTTTGAAATCGGGATTTTATTTTATGATTCCGTTTATTGATCAAATCCGTTATCGCCAAAATCTAAAAGAACAAACCATCGATATTGATCCACAAGTTTGTATCACAAAGGATAACGTATCCGTTGAAGTGGATGGGGTATTGTATCTAAAAGTTGTAGATGGAGAAAAAGCATCTTACGGAATCGATAACTTTATGTTAGCGACCACTCAACTGGCACAAACCACTCTTCGTTCCGAAATTGGAAAATTAATTTTTGATAATCTACTTTCTGAAAGAGATGAAATCAATGGTCGTGTGGTTTCCAATATTGACCGTGCGACTGATCCTTGGGGAATCAAAGTCACAAGATACGAAATTAGAAATATCACTCCGCCAAAACAAATCTTACTTGAGATGGAAAACCAGATGAAATCTGAAAGGGAAAGACGAGCAGAAATCACCATCTCTCAAGGAGAAAAGGATGCTCGGGTGAATCACTCTGTAGGAGAAAGACAAGAATCCATCAACATCTCCGAAGGGGAAAAAATTCGTTTGGTGAATGAGGCCGATGGACGTGCCCAAGAAATCACTCTCATTTCAAATGCCACCGCAAAAGGTTTACAACTCATCTCCGAAGCCATTAGCAAAAAAGGAGGAAAGGAAGCGGTGAGTTTACAGATCACTCAAGAGTATTTGGATGCCCTGGGTTCCATTTTAAAAACATCCAAAACCACAGTGGTTCCAGAAACTTTAGCGAACATTGGTGGAGTTTTTGAAGGACTTTCCAAAATCACAACGAAAATCCCACAGGTAGGAGAATAG